One genomic window of Solanum dulcamara chromosome 12, daSolDulc1.2, whole genome shotgun sequence includes the following:
- the LOC129875749 gene encoding uncharacterized protein LOC129875749 has protein sequence MPPRRAPIKRNVGEEKQALNDLVAEQVTHVEFRVAFQVLFQDMVAQANREVDAPVNSNVGMVALRVPNFTRMNTPEFHASKFDKEPQEFIEGVQKIIDIMGDILSLRNSILLRSMCTRRKVKYALG, from the coding sequence atgcctccacgaagagctCCTATAAAAAGGAATGTTGGAGAAGAGAAACAAGCTCTGAATGATCTAGTGGCCGAGCAAGTGACCCATGTGGAATTTAGGGTAGCATTTCAAGTGCTTTTCCAAGATATGGTGGCACAGGCTAACCGAGAAGTTGATGCTCCTGTGAACTCAAATGTGGGTATGGTGGCATTAAGAGTTCCTAACTTCACTAGAATGAATACCCCAGAGTTTCATGCATCCAAGTTTGATAAGGAAccccaagagttcattgaaGGAGTTCAAAAGATTATTGATATTATGGGGGATATTCTTTCGCTCCGCaactccattttgttgaggagtatGTGCACAAGAAGAAAAGTAAAATATGCCCTGGGATGa